A genomic segment from Myxococcales bacterium encodes:
- a CDS encoding sigma 54-interacting transcriptional regulator, with translation MANQQLPTWLAEKPVAVGAAGEVSRARLADGRDVALKRYQDRAVGRREAALLRRLALRFGPRLVAVVDEPTSPLTVVLEWVDGAALGAHPPPLPVSDRERLAAIVAHGVGRALAELHELGIRHGDVKPANIVLHGDHVPTRDAADDRGATLIDLSLATGTSDALVGATPAYLAPEVLLDARWVGPETDLFAFGVVLRDLSGGVGEASLWAAALMAREPGARPRAAFVADRAAAWLGLRDDAEDRRAARVTAVRRAYLRVRERDLSRAASLSADVRGLPRTWLEEACGFASPPAGGDAKAAPLGPLDAVARARWLTALVGTPPDGGALEGLDEATLAERLVGLAQDDVPFALANLRRDATRATADTPVGTPVVAPAPDDAVALAVLLTQARPSRELLARAEGLAPRVAPSFRSVLVEALLRCSEVGRAFIAVGDDDAPEASALRAEIARRMGDAAAAERFAALAAGDSRARAVRARLAWDRGAYDEAERLAQDLGGVAAAEIRGLVAYARGEFAAGIARVNDALSLGAPREARARLFGVRGMLHHASGNAAAALESFRVAAEDAQAGGVVEEATYLTGLAAAASDAGQFAVALAAATRSALLFEELRRPSHAARAWLARASVLGLVGAAHEACAAADEVIERADARGDSEALAYARLVHAEARPAGDAAGRAAALGAWRAVAGDGEVRLRVAARVVAYAPEELSSEERAALDEASSDASLAARWEWWGGRASGTLASTDGDDQRRVATALLALLGTPAPLPSRAFALSFAPSLAAQLGDGDAARRFEAARRAAVAEARPNVPADYAARFEQAAWVRGVAGSNAAASAAAEFEPAQIMLLDGLVRSLSGRERLRPLFDQVLDALLSWTGVERGVLMALAPDGSLVPRAARNLARRDLVGDQRALSLGLARRALDQGDVVIATDAFASLGDLHASVHALRLRSVLAIPLLARGEALGVVYLDDRNRRGAFGPREVAWVRLVAAHAALAIADARDAVRLRRAVRHAERAKARLERELEARGLELDRAKAALGDEGPAIEYEGMAGRSDAMQRTLHLVARVSGSDVPVLIVGESGTGKELLARAIHASGPRRAKAFVTENCGALPEALLESTLFGHKRGAFTGATANRPGLFEVADGGTLFLDEVGEMSPGLQAKLLRVLQNGEIRAVGDERSRRVNVRVLAATHRDLEGMVKSGAFREDLYYRLNVVSIPVPPLRERPEDIPSLVTHLVLKHGGGRPIRLTRAALERLVADPWPGNVRQLENEVRRALVLAGDRIDASELSPELMRATQARRSGGTDLRSRLDSLETELVQEALDKTRGNQTKAAEMLGVSRFGLQKMIKRLGLRLPA, from the coding sequence ATGGCCAATCAGCAACTACCAACTTGGTTGGCAGAGAAGCCGGTGGCCGTCGGGGCCGCCGGCGAGGTCTCACGCGCGCGACTCGCCGATGGTCGCGACGTGGCCCTCAAGCGCTACCAGGATCGCGCCGTGGGTCGTCGAGAGGCGGCGCTGCTTCGGCGCCTTGCGCTGCGTTTCGGTCCGAGGCTCGTTGCTGTTGTCGACGAGCCGACCTCGCCGCTCACGGTCGTCCTCGAGTGGGTCGATGGTGCAGCCCTCGGGGCGCACCCGCCACCGCTCCCGGTGAGCGATCGTGAGCGGCTCGCCGCGATCGTGGCCCACGGCGTCGGACGCGCGCTCGCCGAGCTGCACGAGCTAGGCATCCGTCACGGTGACGTGAAGCCCGCGAACATCGTGCTGCACGGCGACCATGTCCCCACGCGCGACGCCGCCGACGATCGCGGCGCGACGCTCATCGACCTGAGCCTAGCCACCGGCACGAGCGACGCCCTCGTCGGCGCCACGCCGGCGTACCTCGCACCCGAGGTCCTCCTCGACGCGCGCTGGGTGGGACCCGAGACGGATCTCTTCGCCTTCGGCGTCGTCTTGCGCGACCTCAGCGGCGGCGTCGGCGAGGCGAGCCTCTGGGCTGCGGCGCTCATGGCGCGCGAACCCGGCGCGCGGCCGCGCGCCGCGTTCGTCGCAGACCGCGCCGCCGCGTGGCTAGGCCTCCGCGATGACGCGGAGGACCGCCGCGCGGCGCGCGTCACCGCCGTGCGCCGCGCCTACCTCCGCGTCCGCGAGCGCGACCTCTCCCGCGCCGCAAGTCTCAGCGCCGACGTGCGCGGCTTGCCGCGCACGTGGCTTGAAGAGGCGTGCGGCTTCGCGTCGCCGCCGGCCGGCGGCGACGCGAAGGCCGCGCCGCTCGGTCCCCTCGACGCCGTCGCGCGCGCCCGCTGGCTCACGGCGCTCGTGGGCACGCCGCCCGATGGCGGCGCCCTCGAAGGTCTCGACGAGGCTACGCTCGCGGAACGCCTTGTCGGTCTCGCGCAAGACGACGTGCCCTTCGCGCTCGCCAACCTCCGCCGCGACGCGACGCGCGCGACGGCGGACACGCCAGTCGGCACGCCAGTCGTCGCGCCCGCGCCCGACGACGCCGTCGCGCTCGCGGTCCTGCTCACGCAGGCGCGCCCTTCGCGCGAGCTCTTGGCTCGCGCCGAAGGGCTCGCGCCTCGCGTCGCACCGAGCTTTCGCTCGGTGCTCGTCGAGGCGCTCTTGCGGTGCTCCGAGGTGGGGCGCGCCTTCATCGCGGTCGGCGACGACGACGCCCCCGAGGCGTCGGCGCTCCGCGCGGAAATCGCGCGCCGCATGGGCGACGCTGCTGCCGCCGAGCGATTCGCCGCCCTCGCGGCGGGCGACTCACGGGCGCGCGCCGTCAGGGCGCGCCTCGCCTGGGACCGTGGCGCGTACGACGAAGCCGAGCGCCTCGCCCAGGATCTCGGCGGCGTCGCCGCCGCCGAGATCCGTGGCCTCGTCGCCTACGCCCGCGGCGAGTTCGCCGCGGGCATCGCGCGGGTCAACGACGCGCTGTCGCTCGGCGCGCCGCGCGAGGCGCGGGCGCGCCTCTTCGGCGTCCGGGGAATGTTGCATCATGCATCCGGCAACGCGGCGGCGGCTCTCGAGTCGTTCCGTGTAGCCGCAGAGGACGCGCAAGCTGGCGGCGTCGTCGAAGAGGCGACCTACTTGACCGGACTCGCCGCGGCGGCCTCCGACGCCGGCCAGTTCGCGGTGGCGCTCGCCGCCGCCACGCGCTCCGCGTTGCTCTTCGAAGAGCTGCGTCGTCCGTCGCACGCAGCGCGCGCGTGGCTCGCGCGCGCAAGCGTCCTTGGGCTCGTTGGCGCGGCGCACGAGGCGTGCGCCGCCGCCGACGAGGTGATCGAGCGCGCGGATGCCCGCGGCGACTCGGAAGCGCTCGCGTACGCCAGGCTCGTCCACGCCGAGGCGCGGCCCGCCGGCGACGCGGCGGGCCGTGCCGCCGCGCTGGGCGCATGGCGAGCGGTCGCCGGCGACGGTGAGGTGCGTCTTCGCGTCGCCGCGCGGGTGGTGGCGTACGCGCCCGAGGAGCTGTCTTCGGAGGAGCGCGCCGCCCTCGACGAGGCGAGCTCCGATGCATCGCTTGCGGCGCGGTGGGAGTGGTGGGGCGGGCGCGCCTCGGGGACGCTGGCGTCGACCGACGGCGACGACCAGCGTCGCGTTGCCACGGCGCTCTTGGCGCTGCTGGGCACGCCGGCGCCGTTGCCGTCGCGCGCGTTCGCCCTCTCGTTCGCGCCTTCGCTGGCGGCGCAGCTCGGGGACGGCGACGCGGCGCGCCGCTTCGAAGCGGCGCGGCGCGCCGCCGTGGCTGAAGCGCGGCCGAACGTGCCGGCCGACTACGCGGCGCGCTTCGAGCAAGCCGCGTGGGTGCGCGGTGTCGCCGGCTCGAACGCGGCCGCCTCGGCGGCCGCCGAGTTCGAGCCGGCGCAGATCATGTTGCTCGATGGCCTCGTGCGCTCGCTCAGCGGGCGGGAGCGCCTTCGGCCGCTCTTCGATCAGGTGCTCGACGCGCTCTTGTCGTGGACCGGCGTAGAGCGTGGCGTGCTCATGGCGCTCGCGCCCGACGGCTCGCTGGTCCCGCGCGCCGCGCGAAACCTCGCGCGGCGCGACCTCGTCGGAGATCAGCGCGCGCTGTCGCTCGGGTTGGCTCGACGGGCCCTCGACCAGGGCGACGTGGTCATCGCCACCGACGCCTTCGCGTCGCTTGGCGACCTGCACGCATCGGTCCACGCGCTGCGGCTGCGTAGCGTCTTGGCCATTCCGCTCTTGGCGCGCGGCGAGGCGCTCGGCGTGGTCTACCTCGACGACCGGAATCGACGGGGGGCGTTCGGTCCGCGCGAGGTCGCGTGGGTGCGACTCGTGGCGGCGCACGCTGCGCTGGCCATCGCCGACGCGCGCGACGCGGTGCGGCTGCGCCGCGCCGTGCGGCACGCGGAGCGGGCCAAGGCGCGGCTCGAGCGCGAGCTCGAGGCGCGCGGCCTCGAGCTCGACCGCGCAAAGGCGGCGCTCGGCGACGAGGGGCCGGCCATCGAGTACGAAGGGATGGCGGGCCGCAGCGACGCGATGCAGCGAACGCTGCATCTCGTCGCACGCGTCAGCGGTAGCGACGTGCCGGTGCTCATCGTCGGCGAGTCGGGGACGGGGAAGGAGCTGCTCGCGCGGGCCATTCACGCGAGCGGACCGCGGCGCGCGAAGGCCTTCGTGACGGAGAACTGCGGGGCGTTGCCGGAGGCGCTGCTCGAGTCGACGTTGTTCGGGCACAAGCGCGGCGCATTCACGGGGGCCACGGCGAACCGACCGGGCCTCTTCGAGGTGGCCGACGGCGGAACGCTCTTCTTGGACGAGGTCGGCGAGATGAGCCCCGGGCTTCAGGCGAAGCTCCTGCGGGTCCTTCAGAACGGCGAGATTCGCGCCGTCGGCGACGAGCGCTCGCGGCGCGTCAACGTACGCGTGCTGGCGGCTACGCACCGCGACCTCGAGGGCATGGTGAAGAGCGGGGCCTTCCGCGAAGACCTCTATTACCGACTCAACGTCGTTTCGATCCCCGTGCCGCCGCTCCGCGAACGACCGGAGGACATTCCTTCTCTCGTGACTCACCTCGTCCTTAAGCACGGCGGCGGTCGGCCCATTCGCCTTACGCGCGCGGCGCTCGAACGGCTCGTCGCCGACCCGTGGCCGGGCAACGTTCGTCAGCTCGAGAACGAAGTGCGTCGCGCGTTGGTTCTGGCCGGGGATCGGATCGACGCTTCGGAGCTCTCGCCGGAGCTGATGCGAGCGACGCAGGCTCGCCGGAGCGGCGGGACGGACCTGCGCTCGCGCCTCGATTCACTGGAAACCGAGCTTGTGCAAGAGGCGCTCGACAAGACGCGCGGCAATCAGACGAAGGCCGCCGAGATGCTCGGTGTCTCTCGCTTCGGCCTGCAGAAGATGATTAAGAGGCTCGGCCTCCGGCTCCCCGCGTGA
- a CDS encoding IgGFc-binding protein, whose protein sequence is MSRFSMLKPLGFMTLLGLATVPACGSEGRNVAAAGPGASDAGHDPFGCGSCEGTKYKECDAKGTFVAHRECFPKECVAGRGCLTCVPGADTCVGNAIHKCGDNGEPGALVQACDAAAGLVCSGGKCKTPCEAVADKPSYLGCEFWAVDLDNEYAKTQLGFVNDAAGAPWGVALSNVSDTIAIVNIEKNDAPLGSPPDVKSVMSLKIAPNSLEEVALPTREVDGTTNGENNGPGTWVSSNAYRITATVPIIVYQFNTLRHTFSNDASLLLPKSALGKEHRVVGWPAANPLEVEMPEQPEGLPPQEAPIRDHSYVTIVGTEPGTKVSVILGGDIEGGGAIAQTNKGGLVEVTLGPFDVLNLESRAKKVKAEDVFANPAGTFTKGIGELTGTVVNATAPVVVFTGNERAIAPGGETKFAPPGWDASGSNGCTTDHLEEQIVPATAAGRTYLATRSPIRSTGSYAEPDIVRFMGLAAPATIKTNLPPPDASFTLQPGEVRDVATITDFTVESTEPVVVAQMLVAQCYSTASVGDSSLSLFPPVDQLRGEYVFLTPKSWQTNWVVVGMPEGTNVKLDGSDLPVTCIPATVGPLLGQNYVVRRCPLPEGVHRLSADKPVSLMAYGFAGHGSYAYVGGADVKPIYVPPPLK, encoded by the coding sequence ATGTCGCGCTTTTCGATGCTCAAGCCCCTCGGGTTCATGACGTTGCTCGGTCTCGCGACGGTCCCGGCGTGCGGGTCGGAAGGCCGAAACGTCGCGGCCGCCGGACCCGGTGCGAGCGACGCTGGCCACGACCCCTTCGGTTGCGGAAGCTGCGAAGGCACGAAGTACAAAGAGTGCGACGCCAAGGGCACCTTCGTCGCGCACCGCGAGTGTTTCCCCAAGGAGTGCGTCGCCGGTCGTGGTTGCTTGACCTGCGTCCCTGGCGCCGACACCTGCGTCGGAAACGCGATTCACAAATGCGGCGACAACGGCGAACCGGGCGCGCTCGTCCAGGCCTGTGACGCGGCGGCGGGGCTCGTTTGCTCCGGTGGAAAGTGCAAGACCCCGTGCGAAGCCGTCGCCGACAAGCCGTCGTACCTCGGCTGTGAATTCTGGGCCGTCGATCTCGACAACGAATACGCGAAGACGCAGCTCGGCTTCGTGAACGACGCGGCGGGCGCCCCCTGGGGTGTTGCCCTCTCCAACGTAAGCGACACCATCGCCATCGTGAACATCGAGAAGAACGACGCGCCGCTCGGCTCCCCGCCCGACGTCAAGTCGGTCATGAGCCTCAAGATCGCGCCGAACAGCCTGGAAGAGGTGGCGCTCCCCACGCGCGAGGTCGACGGCACGACGAACGGCGAGAACAACGGACCCGGCACATGGGTCTCATCCAACGCCTATCGCATCACGGCCACGGTGCCGATCATCGTCTACCAGTTCAACACGCTGCGGCACACGTTCTCCAACGACGCCTCGTTGCTGTTGCCGAAGAGCGCGCTCGGCAAAGAGCATCGCGTCGTCGGTTGGCCCGCGGCAAACCCGCTCGAGGTCGAGATGCCCGAGCAGCCCGAGGGCCTGCCGCCACAAGAGGCACCGATTCGCGACCACTCCTACGTGACCATCGTCGGCACCGAGCCCGGCACGAAGGTGAGCGTCATTCTGGGGGGCGACATCGAAGGTGGCGGCGCCATTGCGCAGACGAACAAGGGTGGCCTCGTGGAGGTCACGCTCGGGCCTTTCGATGTTCTCAACCTCGAGTCGCGGGCGAAGAAGGTGAAGGCGGAAGACGTCTTCGCCAATCCCGCGGGCACCTTCACCAAGGGCATCGGCGAGCTCACGGGCACCGTCGTCAACGCGACAGCTCCGGTGGTGGTCTTCACGGGAAATGAGCGCGCCATCGCCCCCGGCGGCGAGACCAAGTTCGCGCCGCCCGGCTGGGACGCGAGCGGCAGCAACGGATGCACCACCGATCACCTTGAAGAGCAGATCGTGCCGGCGACGGCGGCGGGGCGAACGTACCTCGCCACGCGAAGCCCGATCCGCTCGACGGGCAGCTACGCCGAGCCCGACATCGTACGCTTCATGGGCCTCGCGGCGCCGGCGACCATCAAGACGAACCTCCCGCCACCGGACGCGTCGTTTACGCTGCAGCCAGGCGAGGTTCGCGACGTGGCGACCATCACCGACTTCACCGTCGAGTCGACAGAGCCGGTCGTCGTGGCACAGATGCTCGTGGCTCAGTGCTACTCCACGGCGTCGGTGGGCGACTCCTCTCTGTCGCTCTTCCCGCCCGTCGATCAGCTCCGCGGTGAATACGTGTTTCTTACACCCAAATCGTGGCAGACCAACTGGGTCGTCGTCGGCATGCCCGAGGGGACCAACGTGAAGCTCGATGGCAGCGACCTGCCGGTCACGTGCATTCCCGCCACCGTGGGGCCGCTGCTCGGGCAGAACTATGTCGTGCGTCGCTGTCCGTTGCCCGAAGGTGTGCACCGCTTGAGCGCCGACAAGCCTGTGAGCCTCATGGCCTACGGATTCGCCGGGCACGGCTCCTACGCGTACGTCGGCGGCGCCGACGTGAAGCCCATCTACGTTCCGCCGCCGCTCAAGTAG
- a CDS encoding thioesterase family protein, with amino-acid sequence MGLLERLEVTPGQSGALRLVVVDGWQQGRGAYGGIACGAMVEAMATRLPGAGSGPRRALRSLMTTLVVPLQIGDAEIHVDALREGVSVTTLRATIQQGGRAVAHGIGVFGAPRPVSAPPTSPPAPPLGPWTEVTPMPLLGPPAPRFTQHFEYRPTGYLPYAGVSGVCETSGWIRPRGASPWTDSLIAAVADAWWPAASVAIQPPTNFVTLAYTLELVAGAEGLDPTEPLFHRGRSDASANGYAVDFRELWGKDGRLVAMNQQTLARLD; translated from the coding sequence ATGGGATTGCTCGAACGGCTGGAGGTCACGCCCGGACAATCGGGTGCCCTGCGCCTCGTCGTCGTTGACGGCTGGCAACAGGGCCGCGGCGCCTACGGCGGCATCGCCTGCGGGGCCATGGTCGAGGCCATGGCGACACGATTGCCCGGCGCTGGCAGCGGCCCCCGCCGCGCCCTTCGATCGCTCATGACGACGCTCGTCGTGCCGCTTCAGATCGGCGACGCCGAGATTCACGTCGACGCGTTGCGCGAGGGCGTCTCCGTGACGACGCTCCGAGCCACCATCCAGCAGGGAGGCCGCGCGGTGGCGCACGGCATCGGCGTCTTCGGCGCGCCGAGGCCTGTGTCCGCGCCGCCCACGAGCCCGCCGGCACCGCCGCTGGGGCCGTGGACCGAAGTGACCCCAATGCCGCTCCTCGGACCCCCAGCCCCGCGCTTCACGCAACACTTCGAATATCGGCCTACGGGGTATCTCCCCTATGCCGGGGTTTCGGGCGTGTGTGAGACCTCCGGTTGGATAAGACCGCGCGGCGCCTCGCCCTGGACCGACTCGCTCATCGCCGCGGTGGCCGACGCCTGGTGGCCTGCTGCGAGCGTGGCGATTCAGCCGCCCACGAACTTTGTCACGCTCGCGTACACGCTCGAGCTCGTCGCCGGCGCCGAGGGGCTTGACCCGACGGAGCCCTTGTTTCATCGCGGACGCAGCGATGCGAGCGCCAACGGTTACGCCGTCGACTTCCGCGAGTTGTGGGGCAAAGACGGCCGCCTCGTGGCCATGAACCAGCAAACCCTCGCGCGCCTCGACTGA
- a CDS encoding DNA mismatch repair protein, with amino-acid sequence MRATPLDLLHDEPLPRADFTFLREAVAFAFETGTGGDVFERLATEMPLLPSAFDDEQFAKDVFLDELVTQCMPVVAEGRPVASTSRLLRRLVGRPPRDHATVRFRQAILRELASAPELATALESVGARLHELADGLTTSPSLRLDPNRRRLDALRSFVDVVRASCSFLRATSGLRRLGTWATRVHGSEAFSRVVELLAYEEGAAELDLRVRVGFDGRIRALAVVGVHERTQSPFHVPWYKRWAERLGLVARGYRFTDQEILARLIDEVYTGIESELLWLLLVVGDIDVYLGMLALKRGAERTGLSVCLAELGDGGERTLEGLFNPLLVADGVSVVPCDMHANAPDALTIVTGPNSGGKTRLLQSLVFAQLLGQAGFFVPARRARLPRADGLFVSLLEQSRADQREGRLGTELLRIRRLFERVGPGTLVVLDELCAGTNPSEGEEIFRLVVRLLGELRPAAFITTHLLAFAARMAEEERATSLSFLQVELDVRERPTFQFVPGVATTSLAHRTAARLGVTEESLRRLLQQRTDEETPALPS; translated from the coding sequence TTGCGCGCGACCCCTCTGGACCTCCTCCACGACGAACCGCTGCCCCGCGCCGACTTCACCTTCCTCCGCGAGGCCGTGGCCTTCGCCTTCGAGACCGGGACCGGCGGCGACGTCTTCGAACGCCTCGCGACGGAGATGCCGCTCTTGCCGAGCGCCTTCGACGACGAACAGTTCGCCAAGGACGTCTTCCTCGACGAGTTGGTCACGCAGTGCATGCCCGTCGTCGCCGAGGGGCGCCCCGTCGCATCGACAAGCCGCCTGCTCCGGAGGCTCGTGGGCCGACCGCCGCGCGACCACGCGACGGTCCGCTTTCGCCAGGCGATTCTGCGTGAGCTCGCGTCGGCGCCCGAGCTAGCCACGGCCCTCGAGTCCGTCGGAGCGAGACTTCACGAGCTCGCCGACGGCCTGACGACGTCGCCGTCGCTGCGGCTCGACCCCAACCGTCGTCGCCTCGACGCGCTCCGCTCCTTCGTCGACGTAGTGCGCGCGTCTTGCTCGTTTCTGCGGGCGACGAGCGGCCTTCGTCGTCTTGGCACATGGGCTACGCGCGTTCACGGGAGCGAGGCGTTCTCCCGCGTCGTCGAGCTCTTGGCCTACGAAGAGGGCGCTGCCGAGCTCGACCTCCGCGTCCGCGTCGGCTTCGACGGGCGCATCCGCGCCTTGGCCGTCGTTGGCGTTCACGAGCGGACGCAAAGCCCCTTCCATGTGCCCTGGTACAAGCGCTGGGCTGAGCGGCTAGGCCTTGTGGCACGGGGGTACCGCTTCACCGACCAAGAGATCCTGGCGCGCCTCATCGACGAGGTCTACACGGGCATCGAGTCCGAGCTGCTTTGGCTCTTGCTTGTCGTGGGCGATATCGATGTTTACCTGGGGATGCTCGCGCTCAAACGGGGCGCCGAGCGCACGGGACTCTCGGTGTGCCTGGCGGAGCTCGGCGACGGAGGCGAGCGAACGCTCGAGGGCCTCTTCAATCCGTTGCTCGTGGCCGATGGCGTCTCGGTAGTTCCGTGCGATATGCACGCAAATGCACCAGACGCGCTCACCATCGTGACGGGGCCCAACTCGGGTGGAAAGACGCGGCTGCTGCAGTCACTCGTCTTCGCGCAGCTCTTGGGGCAGGCGGGCTTCTTCGTCCCCGCGCGCCGCGCGCGCCTGCCCCGCGCCGACGGGCTCTTCGTCTCGCTCCTCGAGCAATCGCGCGCCGATCAGCGCGAAGGCCGCCTTGGCACCGAGCTTCTGCGCATCCGACGCCTCTTCGAGCGCGTGGGGCCAGGCACGCTCGTCGTCTTGGATGAGCTGTGCGCCGGCACGAATCCGTCGGAGGGCGAAGAGATCTTCCGGCTCGTCGTGCGCCTCCTCGGCGAGCTTCGGCCCGCGGCGTTCATCACCACGCACCTGCTCGCCTTCGCCGCGCGCATGGCCGAAGAAGAGCGCGCGACGTCGCTCTCGTTCCTCCAGGTGGAGCTCGACGTTCGCGAGCGGCCGACGTTCCAGTTCGTCCCCGGCGTGGCGACGACGTCGCTCGCGCACCGCACCGCTGCGCGACTCGGCGTGACCGAGGAGTCGTTGCGGCGCCTGCTTCAGCAACGCACCGACGAGGAGACGCCGGCCCTCCCTTCGTGA
- a CDS encoding vitamin K epoxide reductase family protein: MLAITVFDCAYLSWRYVALRAGWVTPHTGLCSWTQAIDCDVVLRTPEARAFFVPNALLGLGFFVGCLAFFAVGRRRYPAAKGLLVRLLAVALFLGTLFTFRFFQLLVRLPALCPFCPWNHVWTWTSLALVALLVRKTPLEGGAHAARELAPLTLILVAQFFGWFALWGILVATHVMTP; the protein is encoded by the coding sequence GTGTTGGCGATCACCGTGTTCGACTGCGCCTACCTCTCGTGGCGCTACGTCGCGCTGCGCGCCGGCTGGGTGACGCCGCACACGGGCCTCTGCTCGTGGACCCAAGCCATCGACTGTGACGTGGTGCTACGGACGCCCGAAGCGCGCGCCTTCTTTGTCCCGAACGCGCTGCTCGGGCTCGGCTTCTTTGTCGGGTGCCTCGCGTTCTTCGCGGTGGGGCGTCGCCGCTATCCCGCGGCGAAGGGGCTGCTCGTGCGGCTGCTCGCGGTGGCGCTCTTCCTGGGCACGCTCTTCACCTTCCGCTTCTTCCAATTGCTCGTACGACTGCCGGCGCTGTGCCCCTTCTGCCCTTGGAATCACGTGTGGACGTGGACGTCGCTCGCGCTTGTGGCCCTGCTCGTTCGGAAGACTCCGCTGGAAGGCGGAGCCCACGCCGCGCGAGAGCTCGCGCCGCTCACGCTGATCTTGGTGGCGCAGTTCTTCGGCTGGTTCGCGCTCTGGGGCATCCTCGTCGCCACCCACGTCATGACTCCGTAG
- a CDS encoding dicarboxylate/amino acid:cation symporter, with translation MQRHTKILLGLGSGMAAGLVAHLSGKDAPWIDVVVKNVANPIGQLFLRIIFMVVVPLVFSSLVLGVLELGDVRRIGRVGLRTLGYTIVASGLSVVIGVGLVSVVQPGAGVDPGVRTELASTFASGSKKAIENAAKAQHWTETVLSLIPKNPVAAAAEALSGEMIALMVFALMLGVALSMVRDESTEPLVGVLTALQRASLRIVDWAMVLAPYGVFGLMFAMTAKSGLDLIPRLGKYVGVVVLGLAIQLFVVYGAILKGSGVSPIEWFKRCREVIVTAFSTASSNATLPTTLRTSEQKLGVPARIGSFVLTVGATGNQNGTALFEGVTVLFLAQVFGIKLGLGQQITVVLMSILAGVGTAGVPGGSIPLIVIVLQSVGVPAEGIGIILGVDRFLDMCRTVLNVVGDLVCATYVAKAEGELRFEEAGGVASP, from the coding sequence ATGCAACGGCACACCAAGATCCTTCTCGGCCTCGGCTCGGGCATGGCCGCGGGGCTCGTGGCGCACCTGTCGGGGAAGGACGCGCCTTGGATCGACGTGGTCGTGAAGAACGTGGCCAACCCCATCGGCCAGCTCTTCCTCCGCATCATTTTCATGGTGGTCGTTCCTCTCGTGTTCTCGTCGCTCGTGCTCGGCGTGCTTGAGCTCGGCGACGTGCGCCGCATTGGGCGCGTAGGGCTCCGGACGCTCGGCTACACCATCGTGGCGAGCGGCCTCTCGGTGGTCATCGGCGTCGGACTCGTGAGCGTCGTGCAGCCGGGAGCGGGCGTCGATCCGGGCGTCCGAACGGAGCTCGCCTCAACGTTCGCGTCGGGGTCCAAGAAGGCCATCGAGAACGCCGCGAAAGCGCAACACTGGACCGAGACGGTGCTCTCGCTCATTCCAAAGAATCCCGTGGCCGCCGCCGCTGAGGCGCTCTCCGGCGAGATGATCGCGCTCATGGTCTTTGCGCTGATGCTTGGCGTGGCCCTGTCGATGGTGCGCGACGAGTCCACCGAGCCGCTCGTGGGAGTCCTCACGGCACTGCAGCGAGCGTCGCTGCGCATCGTCGACTGGGCCATGGTCTTGGCGCCGTATGGGGTCTTCGGCCTCATGTTTGCGATGACCGCGAAGTCAGGCCTCGATCTGATCCCGCGGCTCGGCAAATACGTCGGCGTCGTGGTGCTCGGGCTCGCCATTCAGCTCTTCGTTGTTTACGGCGCGATCCTCAAGGGAAGCGGCGTTTCGCCCATTGAATGGTTCAAGCGATGCCGCGAGGTGATCGTCACGGCGTTCTCGACGGCGTCGTCGAACGCGACGTTGCCCACGACGCTCCGCACCTCAGAGCAGAAGCTCGGTGTGCCGGCGCGCATCGGCAGCTTCGTCCTGACCGTTGGCGCAACGGGAAATCAAAACGGCACGGCGCTCTTCGAAGGTGTGACGGTCCTCTTTCTCGCCCAGGTCTTCGGCATCAAGCTCGGCCTGGGCCAGCAGATCACGGTCGTGCTCATGTCGATCCTCGCGGGAGTCGGCACGGCAGGAGTCCCCGGCGGTTCGATCCCGCTCATCGTCATCGTGCTCCAGAGCGTCGGCGTTCCCGCGGAAGGCATCGGCATCATTTTGGGCGTCGATCGGTTCCTCGACATGTGCCGCACCGTCTTGAACGTCGTGGGCGATCTCGTGTGCGCGACCTACGTCGCGAAGGCCGAAGGGGAGCTGCGCTTCGAGGAGGCCGGCGGAGTCGCGAGTCCGTGA